Part of the Phragmites australis chromosome 23, lpPhrAust1.1, whole genome shotgun sequence genome is shown below.
TCGGGGAGCGCGTCTCTGCCACTCTTTCCCTTGGCCGACTTCTTGGACATCTGGGCCAGCCCCGGCGTCGACGACCCGTCCGCCGTGCCGTGGGGCGGTGGGGGCACGGGGCCGGAACCGTCCTGCACCAAGGAGCTCGGCGGGGCGCTGGTCTCCACGACTTGCCACACGCGCACCACGTGGTCCTCGCCGGCGCTTGCCAGCCGCCGCCCGTCCGCGCTGAACTTGATGCTCCATATGGATCCCTCGTGCGCCTGGATCTCCTGTTTCATCACAGGTTTCAGTTACACGCAGTGCCAGTATGCATGTCTCTGTCTTCGTGTGCAGCAATGGCTGCATGCTCTCTCCAGTACCTGGCACATGTAGAGTCCTGTGAGCTCCTTGCTCGACTTGCCGTACTGGTGCACCTTGAGCCTCTCGGATGACGAGGCCGGTGGCGCCCCGGCGGTGGCATTGGTGGTGGCCGACTTGGCCACGGAACCCACCGTGGACGCGGCCGACTTGGCGTTGGTGTCCTTGTCCTGCATGAAGCCGATGGCGACGGACTTGATGTTCTTGAGCCAGCCGCCCTTCTTCTTGCCAGCGGACTTGTCGGCCTTGGGCGGCACTCCGGCGGGCGGTGGCGCGGGTTGGTGCTGGCTCTGGCCGCGGCGCATGAGGTGCTTCATGATAGGGGTGTTGCCGATGAACTTCTCGAACTCCTCCAGCCCCATCTGAACGCCGATCTGGGTGTTCGACGGAACGTCCTTTGGTGCGGCGACGACGGCCACCTCCTTGTCGCTGCTGCCCTGGTTCTTGCTCCCGTCATCGCCGTTCCTGCCGTCACCGTTTCCTTTGCGATCTTTATCCGCTGGCGCTGCCGGCAGGGGCACGACGGGCAACTCACGTGTAACCACAGCTTGAGCCTTCCCGTTAGGCGCGCTGTCGCGGGCGTCATGCCGAGCCGGCAAGGAACAAACACGACGCAAAGGCTGGGACGGTGGCTTCCCCGAGCCGGACACGCCTTCTCGCACGGCAAGGTAGCTGTCTGACCGGCGCCTCGTAATGGCCTTCACTGGCTGCGCCGCGGCAGCAACCTTCGACGCCGGAGTTGCCGCAGTGCTTGGCACATCTGCTGAGGCGGTGGGCAGCGTTGGTGATGGCGGCGGCAGTAGCCTCGACATGCTCCGGGGTACATCGGCCGGGCGCTTCTTCATGCTGTGCCGCCGCAGCGCGAGGTCCCGGCTGCTGGCGATCCCGAGCCCCTGGTGcaggcggcgccggcgctccTGGATGGACATGGGCTCGTCGGACATCCACATGTCGTACTTGGACGGGtcctccgcctcctcttcctcttcatcctcctccagCACCGCCGCATGGTACCTGCGAAAGCTCTGGAAGTTGTGGTCGCCCATGGCAGAGGCGAAGGAGACGCGGACGTCGTCCTCGTCATCGTCGTCCTCATCAGAGGGGAAGTCGGCGTCGAGGTGCAGGCCGGACGGCACGCGGTCGAGGCAGTGGAAGAAGGCGTCCCTGTCGCCGTCGCCGCTCATCTCGACACCGTATCCTTGGCGGTGGAAGATGCGCCGAGCATTCCAGCGTTGTTCCCGCGCAGGCAGAGGTTTTTGCTATG
Proteins encoded:
- the LOC133906584 gene encoding uncharacterized protein LOC133906584 → MSGDGDRDAFFHCLDRVPSGLHLDADFPSDEDDDDEDDVRVSFASAMGDHNFQSFRRYHAAVLEEDEEEEEAEDPSKYDMWMSDEPMSIQERRRRLHQGLGIASSRDLALRRHSMKKRPADVPRSMSRLLPPPSPTLPTASADVPSTAATPASKVAAAAQPVKAITRRRSDSYLAVREGVSGSGKPPSQPLRRVCSLPARHDARDSAPNGKAQAVVTRELPVVPLPAAPADKDRKGNGDGRNGDDGSKNQGSSDKEVAVVAAPKDVPSNTQIGVQMGLEEFEKFIGNTPIMKHLMRRGQSQHQPAPPPAGVPPKADKSAGKKKGGWLKNIKSVAIGFMQDKDTNAKSAASTVGSVAKSATTNATAGAPPASSSERLKVHQYGKSSKELTGLYMCQEIQAHEGSIWSIKFSADGRRLASAGEDHVVRVWQVVETSAPPSSLVQDGSGPVPPPPHGTADGSSTPGLAQMSKKSAKGKSGRDALPEHLVVPDKVFALAEQPACVLEGHKDDVLDLTWSKSDQLLSSSMDKTVRLWDTASKACLKTFAHNDYVTCIQFNPVDDRYFISGSLDAKVRLWSIPDRQVVDWTDLNEMVTAASYTPDGQGAIIGSHKGSCRFYKTTGCKLSQEAQIDIQTKKRKSQAKKITGFQFAPGNLSEVLVTSADSQIRVFDGVTMVQKFRGFKNTSSQISAAYTSDGRYAVCASEDSHVYLWRSTRVAPTAAAMGIGMKAKTWCTTRSYENFYSKDVSAAVPWPHTPSQPSASDSPSSRDKQQQQQQQQQGASCNEESCSMASHATTKPEGGRSGELSSSGAPLTHSGELNNSSRHGGGKGADSGNAWGLVVVTASLGGEIRVYQNFGMPFRIRGQGNLFY